CGTTTTCGACAAAGTTCGTTAGCATCACTATCTTCTGCTCCAGCCCAGCGGTTTGAAGCGACAGTCCGGCGGCCGCTGCTGTGCGGGCCACATTTTGATACACCATCAGCCAAAACTCGTAGATTGTGTTTGGCAGTGGCCCTTGAGTAGCGATGTAGCTGTTGTTTGCATAGTCAGGGCCCTAAAAAATAGAATGCAGTGCATTAACATCATATATTGATattagaagaaagaaatatgAAATGAAAGGAAGAATAGAGTTCATTTGTTCACCCTTCCTGTTCTCTCCCTTTCCTTAGGatgtttcaataattttaaacgattttatGTATTCTAATGACCCAAAATTCTCCCCTCCACCAATCGTTAATATGGCTgccaactttttttaaaaatacaataaaatcgtataaaatatttcattttgtgtaataatcttctctctctctctcatcttggcttttaacgaccttacaagaTCACGCTGCGGccgtttctggcttactagacttatttttagcGCGTAGCcgtatagtcagtccttgctacgggggacggtccggatgggatttgaacccggtcctgccgtgtggaagggcgccgtttatcaaatgcaccaccgggccgtgGACCTTAAGGACTTTAACTGTTCATTTGCTAGCGCTTCAAGTGTTCCGTTAGCTATGAACAGATAAACGTTCCTCCATTTTAACAAACTGAAAATCGACTAAGATTTAATCTTCCCCATCCCAAAACCAATTACCTTAATGTAATTCGCATTGATGTACGGTTCACCGCCAGCAACTGGTGCCCTTTCCGGTTCAAGTATAACGCGCGAATGTTCATTCGGCAGTATGGTTTTGTAGCGATTCTTTGCCTGCGATCCAAACACCAACGGTTTCTCCTGATAGTTGGTAGGCAAATCCCAAAACTCCTGGTGTATCTTTAGCACCATCTTTTTGTGTTCCTCGTCGTACGACTCATCGTCACAAACGGGTGGATGATGCAGACTGTCACTGTGAAGCAACATCATTttagtactgggcgcctccaccaCCTGTACCGTTCCATCCAACTGCGTGCGTTCCTTCTTCCCGTCTTCGGGTGCCTCCTTCGAATGGGTACGCTGCTGCCGGAACGCTTCCTgtgcaccagcagcagcagaagcaaccATTTTGCGGTACGTTTTGCTAAAGAAATTGTGCAACTTCCGTAGGTACGCTATCGTCAGTACGTTCGATGCATTCTGCAGGAACTGTATGTTTGCGAGATAGATCTTAAAATCTTCACTGGTCGTTTGTGGGCTGAGCGGTTTGGTCGAGATGTTGCGTACGTTCGAGTTGCTGATGCTTAAGTTACCCGCCTTCAGTGCTAGCCCGTTACCATCGCAACAACCGCTACCGTCTAGTGTGCCggtacagcaacagcagcagcagcaacaaccgcAACAGCAGTTGTACAGCGAACCGGTACCGAGTGCGGACAGATTATTGGCCGACGACGTTGACGTAACGGTGGACGGATCCTTCTGGAACAGCCCGCGGTGGATAGAAAGTTTGTTCTGATGCTCTTTAAAATTTTCCGACGATCCTGTTACCGGTAGTAAGAAAATGTGtgagaataaaacaattcgTTTCTTCATTCAGCTTCAAACATGTACTTACCATAATGATGGCGCTCATCAAAAGACGATTGGCAACTGCGCTGTTGGTAGGTACTGACGGACATTAACTTTCCATCCCCTTCCAGCTGGGTGCGCTCGCTCCCACCGTGACCATGGTGATGCTGTCTACCGTCACCCATCATCATCTCACACCCCTGCAAACTCTGTTCGCGTGCATTGAGGTTGTGTAAACTATCCGAACTGCGGAACTTCCGCTGCCGACTGTTGCCGCGCGAATTTTCGTGATGTCCTGGACCACCACCGTGATGATGCTGATCCATCGAGGTGTGTCCCGAACTCACCGTAAGTCGACCGTACGTACACGCGCGGCCACTATTCCCGGTTTCGTTTGCACCGAGCATGTCCGATTGGGCCGCCGCACCGTCATGCCCGGAAAAGGAAGCATCAACACTGCTACCGAACCGTCGCAACTCACCGCCTACTCGATGGTGTGTACTATGATGCCCACCAATACCATGCTGCCCGTGATGACCATGGTGCTGGTGATGGTGACCATGgtgctggtgatggtgatgctgatgatgatgatgatgatcgttatCTCCATTACCATCCAGTTCGTCCTCCTCCAGCATCATACCGGACGGTGCCGGTTCGTTCTGTGTGTGCGTTGTCAGTAGACTGTTCAGGCTACAGATCGAACCGCGCAAATTACAGTTCGAAACGGACAGTGTGCGTTGGTTCACGTTGATTAGCGTTAAGCTAGCGTTCGAGTTGCGCCGCTCGAGTAAACTTTTGCGCGATCCGGCCAACCGTACCATCGACGAGGACGGTaactgctggtgctgctgatgatgatagccaccaccaccgagcGTACCGAGTGTGACCGCATGGTTCGTACCAGTGTTGAGCGAATTGTGACTACTGAACCGATTCAGCCCAAAGCTAGAACCAACTCCACCGGCTCCTccacctcctcctccaccaccaccgccgccgccgccggcACCAGTTCCAACACTTGATCGGAGATTTAGCGTAAGGCTCGTGTTGGAGCCACGCCTTTGCAGGAGATTCTTTTTGTTAGTGTTGgaattattgttgttgttcacgTTGGTGGTACTGTTGGCGCTACCATCGCCGGTGCAGGACGAGCCGGCCGGTGTTGGTTGCTGCTGCGGGGACGCTTGATGGCATTGTACGCGTACCGGTGGTTCCACCGGGTGTGGCTGATACAGCTGCGTGTGTGATTGTACCTGGTGCAGGTTTTTATACGAACCACGGTACAGACTACAGCTAGACGAGGTCAGATCAACACTTCCCCCACGATTGTACACGTCCAGGTTAAGGGTGAGACTGTGGTTGGAACCACGGCGCTGCAATATACTTGACCGGCCACTAGTCGGAACGGATGTTTTTGTCCCTTCCTCGGCTTTTTCCTTATCGGAAGGTGATTGTGATTGTGGCGTAACCGTACCATCGCAGCCGGCAATCGCTTTCAACCCTAGTGGGGATTTCTTATCCTTCCGATTACCATTCGCTGGTGCACCGTCGCCCGCAAGTGCCGtcgaggaggaagaggaactTGTCGGTCCCGCATGATGGTAGGAGGGTTTCAGTTTTGATTGTCCACTCgcgtggtgctgctgctgatgatgatagtaATGATGATTTACCGCCGTCCGATACTGGTATCGTTTCGGGGTTGTTGGCACGGAAACGGAAGACACCCGTCGGGGTTGCTGCAGCTGTCCGGTTGTTTGCTGGGTTGTGTaaaattgttgctgctgctgttggtgctgctgatggaattgaaattgtccatactgttgctgctgctgctgctggtgctgctgttgggaTTGTGAATGAAGGTAGCTGTGCATGGACATACCCTGTCCAGTTGTCGGTTGTGCGATACTCATGATATGGCTCATCCCACCGCCACAGCTTACGGAACCGAAAGCACTGCTAGACACACCACCACCGGTACCGTACTGATTCGATACCTTTAGCTTGTCCGAATCGAGCGAACTTGCCTTCTGCTTAGACTGTGACAGGGTCGGTGTTTTTGGAACCGGTGGTAACGCAACCGTATGGGTGctattgctgttgttgttgttgttgttgttattgtccTCATGTTCCACCCCGTACAGTACCTCGTCGTACTCCTCGTCATCCgtttcatcttcatcgtcaCCGTAATCGAAGTACTCGAAGTAAAACTGCTCATTGCTGTCCTCtagatggtggtggtgtatgGTTTGCGGTAACTGTGCTTGTTGCTGCGTGCTCATCGTTGGATTCGAAACCGACCCGGTAACGGTGACCGTTTTCACGATTGGCTTTGCAACCGAACCGGTCGATTGTGAGGCGGCCGGCGGTGGTGGCCGGGTGTGTGATTGTACCGTACCAATGCCGGACCCCGGCATGGGCGGGATGTTCAGTCGAAGGTTTAAGATGTTCCGTACACGTTTGGCCCGTGCCGCACACCGTTTGGCATTCGCTTGTTCATCCTCGTCCTCAGTCTCATGGTGTGCGGATGCGTTCGCTTTATCGTGTTCGCTCGGCTTACGCTCATACTCCtcctcatcgtcgtcatcttcatcgtcatcatcgtcgtcatcgatGACGCTATCGAACCCGCCGGACCGATGTGCCGCCATCCCGACCAACTCCTGCACGGGAATGGTGGAGCTAAGATTTTCCTCCACCAGCCGCGCACCTTCCGAATCGAGTGAAATCGATTTAAGCCTCACACGCCGGTTAGCCATCGGTGCACAGATACGTGCCTTCTCCTTCGCTCCGACCGGTGCGCTCTCTTCTGCACGTTCGATTTTGGGTGGTTCCGGTTTTATCGGTGGAGCAGGTGGCAATGGCATCGAACCCGGTGATGGTGCCAACACTGACACCTTTGGCCCGTCACGCATTTCCATCCTTCTCACGGGATCGTTTTCTTCCTCCTGCTCCTCGGTGCGTGCATCGACGGCCGGTGGTGTGGAACAGGTGTCCTTACCACTGTGCCGTTTCGGCAGCGTGCGCGGTGTCGGTGTAAAATCGTCCACATCCGGAAAGCGAAAGTAGGTGGCGGTCTGCACGGTAAACGAGTGTATCGAGCGGGGTGAAAAGCCAAACCGTGCTGCGGCCGCCATTGATTCTGCGGCGGACAGGGGACCACTAACGCTACCACCACCGCATTCGGTTGGACCCTTGGTTGGGGTTGCATTATTGTCGGTGGTTGCGGCGGACGTGGACAGTGATGATGCTGAGGATGGTGTCAGTAGCTGGATGTAGGTTGTGGGTGATCCGTTACCTGGTGTTCCGGGCTGGCCGAATACGGACTGTTGTTCTGCCACTGTTTGCCTTTTCAGCACGTTGCGTTGTCCGACCGGTTGCTGTTCTTCGCCCTGGTCGGATGGTACAAGCTGTACACAGTTTTCCTTATCGTCGATCGTTAGGTGTTCGGTGTCACGTTCACTGTTAGCGGTGGCAGTGTCGATCACGGTTGCCCCGATCGACGCACTCATGTTTACCGTTGCCACTGGCAACGGTACACTAACGGCCGGCAGCCGTTTATTCGCTTTCGGCGTCTCTCGGTGTCTCTTATCGGACAGGCTTAAATGCTGCTCGACACGGCGCCGACCACCACCAACGCTGTCAGCACCGTTTACCGCAATACAGGTCGTCGGTACCGGTTTAACTAATGCGCTCGGCTCCAGCAGTACGatcgg
The DNA window shown above is from Anopheles funestus chromosome 3RL, idAnoFuneDA-416_04, whole genome shotgun sequence and carries:
- the LOC125767567 gene encoding uncharacterized protein LOC125767567, coding for MLHAIVQCGTQRLLRLVVLIVSASLVDLLAASPTTVYDSYSENQALLVRSGVDESSGREQHSISFPRNPLSPATAGFGPVQRNTAETLPVQQQLLGGGGVTRVPWYGLTELSDILLLGVLVTVAVIGTLLFVVLVLGLRAKLHLFREQRADRHDLLLRSADYVQQLQVQQCSGIKCSGSGSKLKLIKTPPTPPSPPIVLLEPSALVKPVPTTCIAVNGADSVGGGRRRVEQHLSLSDKRHRETPKANKRLPAVSVPLPVATVNMSASIGATVIDTATANSERDTEHLTIDDKENCVQLVPSDQGEEQQPVGQRNVLKRQTVAEQQSVFGQPGTPGNGSPTTYIQLLTPSSASSLSTSAATTDNNATPTKGPTECGGGSVSGPLSAAESMAAAARFGFSPRSIHSFTVQTATYFRFPDVDDFTPTPRTLPKRHSGKDTCSTPPAVDARTEEQEEENDPVRRMEMRDGPKVSVLAPSPGSMPLPPAPPIKPEPPKIERAEESAPVGAKEKARICAPMANRRVRLKSISLDSEGARLVEENLSSTIPVQELVGMAAHRSGGFDSVIDDDDDDDEDDDDEEEYERKPSEHDKANASAHHETEDEDEQANAKRCAARAKRVRNILNLRLNIPPMPGSGIGTVQSHTRPPPPAASQSTGSVAKPIVKTVTVTGSVSNPTMSTQQQAQLPQTIHHHHLEDSNEQFYFEYFDYGDDEDETDDEEYDEVLYGVEHEDNNNNNNNNSNSTHTVALPPVPKTPTLSQSKQKASSLDSDKLKVSNQYGTGGGVSSSAFGSVSCGGGMSHIMSIAQPTTGQGMSMHSYLHSQSQQQHQQQQQQQYGQFQFHQQHQQQQQQFYTTQQTTGQLQQPRRVSSVSVPTTPKRYQYRTAVNHHYYHHQQQHHASGQSKLKPSYHHAGPTSSSSSSTALAGDGAPANGNRKDKKSPLGLKAIAGCDGTVTPQSQSPSDKEKAEEGTKTSVPTSGRSSILQRRGSNHSLTLNLDVYNRGGSVDLTSSSCSLYRGSYKNLHQVQSHTQLYQPHPVEPPVRVQCHQASPQQQPTPAGSSCTGDGSANSTTNVNNNNNSNTNKKNLLQRRGSNTSLTLNLRSSVGTGAGGGGGGGGGGGGGAGGVGSSFGLNRFSSHNSLNTGTNHAVTLGTLGGGGYHHQQHQQLPSSSMVRLAGSRKSLLERRNSNASLTLINVNQRTLSVSNCNLRGSICSLNSLLTTHTQNEPAPSGMMLEEDELDGNGDNDHHHHHQHHHHQHHGHHHQHHGHHGQHGIGGHHSTHHRVGGELRRFGSSVDASFSGHDGAAAQSDMLGANETGNSGRACTYGRLTVSSGHTSMDQHHHGGGPGHHENSRGNSRQRKFRSSDSLHNLNAREQSLQGCEMMMGDGRQHHHGHGGSERTQLEGDGKLMSVSTYQQRSCQSSFDERHHYGSSENFKEHQNKLSIHRGLFQKDPSTVTSTSSANNLSALGTGSLYNCCCGCCCCCCCCTGTLDGSGCCDGNGLALKAGNLSISNSNVRNISTKPLSPQTTSEDFKIYLANIQFLQNASNVLTIAYLRKLHNFFSKTYRKMVASAAAGAQEAFRQQRTHSKEAPEDGKKERTQLDGTVQVVEAPSTKMMLLHSDSLHHPPVCDDESYDEEHKKMVLKIHQEFWDLPTNYQEKPLVFGSQAKNRYKTILPNEHSRVILEPERAPVAGGEPYINANYIKGPDYANNSYIATQGPLPNTIYEFWLMVYQNVARTAAAAGLSLQTAGLEQKIVMLTNFVENGRQKCAIYFPQSESDWLAFGNTADVDVSEVLREKDNLAARISQHDDQPAVTVQTRCESCFFLVQNVCVEQRNGYTVRTLNVIYGAKAADVPEADADGSAFELVAFRAHHYWFPDWPDHRSPNDINVLLDLSLDVLGSNVLDTPRPESNNSLKGNQPGTPGLEEVVGAAQLAALSSATPTVLPIIHCSAGIGRTGCLIAILNGLRQLRLSVMAHQRKQQQLKQSTQLVPPPPLVPCSDDKRDDSNPSSESHKTVADELQDELEQSLPLPPVPDGSDGRRKSATSAVLTTTSGGNGTFRAQRDGGSVLRESGQVDILGIVCNLRLQRGGMVQNSEQYELIHRALCLYLEKLTQDGHI